A genomic stretch from Neodiprion fabricii isolate iyNeoFabr1 chromosome 3, iyNeoFabr1.1, whole genome shotgun sequence includes:
- the LOC124177437 gene encoding cilia- and flagella-associated protein 61-like, whose product MNTMWLDEPPMYGCHYCKDQRREEIPGILKWRRTQFGDVQRLYDLTRMKTYDVFGNVDPASIFENSCLSLVQINAVNEVVTNISLCNYPNIPSVSPDSWVEWISRHYGMQAVTERNTLFIHMLLWDIRYNDEFFKRLLDSVFISSIHTTHVILVMPPWVAPVGFMEEQMTRIVPNGQTDSYRIQALYISLRHMHCPRLKIRRVVEEDNDDIIPILDRESQRFKELYGEFYISEMMRYPDGLRQLVVAEVDGLATGVLCLNKIVDIEALNQHFELAPYHGLHKPHPSDKIYSENDHHVTSDILFPTDELQKKDRFKVNAMSNSSTFNGLTEETDEDWFYRDSNETECSCSDDGDACSKIFSDAPCPSCQKTESTSVLWTSASSEDSESFGKGIGPGHGSLTRGKTSRTYVQLRRSKDAMVRDATMNYQHNGLMHLVQTYTEGKVDLDIQLQIQKCYSIMSQRVTAFTLDVRTSQALSASEKSSSRSIVRPPADPFPSGPKKGSVLPSKVRLDMGTKDDSLAEEEETNPTDVVIEISPQKIIHKEINWLPIYRGQINAFTLELFSMKDDVDERLAHDYLEAVFECFPDEEYCVVLIPPFFPTFPLLQSFVRVPLRFNKDYPVVMYLAHRASVIGNFRTREADPSDVTRAEELLAGVPKRSQVIKDLESALEKDSLYLAYVFLCEETLVGFAILRVEEEIEFIRSHYQIEDHISFDNVPIDSHGRIIHLTMMPIFANLHRYFFLELMRLSDKRALYYRLYHSDASALTRAEPLVTFLGEMIPVTPRRRLKYCLDNYPDAQPADYVLQESAENFALYMMVPRIASIQKLDVNVRVIVVGASDCGLSVLETLAFGPNASTISFTNLTLISRDGIPFENRPDDMEKNELPFKGRYSRDYRHLIGTRAWINVVHGTLTAINRKDKFVKISSMGALSYDYLVLACGLQYQRPKFLKELRAEKKGNFNNYPTPENCLTINTERDAANSLNYCQRVVTDNPACSVILYGKNIDCYSALAMLLKSDLRPDNITLVEPAVQACDTENSSFLSNDEVEEAVIKATKESGVNIVPGGDLVDWILEEDEEDVFIVSVIIEQGGELRELVCDVLFNFKKKTINTNTFLAICESGLVFDGALVIDPEFQTNDPCIFAAGTMTKYSRKFYADEVAHKYYDLFEVGEKVRPPFLANTFLGVHRVMISALCSRLKLGQKLRDIICSENGAKANEAPLSKLDMMLPIFKKPIVTSCRLPGDYYYLNIKRPGNLIWDDVNDVVMITGSPNSSIGYFQLHLNQFDTVESITCLSRKEFEVENYISLYGKHQNLLNDLKMRFQNSMIPDLYSYFREPWAVALFLDRFDLLRAENKAILQSPTVSKNPPNPCHRKYHRFFCIFTLPQVVCDDALINDCTKALMKSKWEAMKPEDQEMIEARYAGSAYQEELENNLIDFLQHSEAHLPMYCNPRFLRRFMDDVEKLQGDPLFPKPDIWIQ is encoded by the exons ATGAACACCATGTGGCTGGATGAGCCACCGATGTACGGGTGCCACTATTGCAAGGATCAAAGGCGTGAAGAAATCCCCGGCATCCTGAAATGGCGGCGAACCCAATTTGGGGACGTCCAAAGACTTTATGATTTGACGCGCATGAAGACTTACGACGTCTTCGGAAACGTCGATCCAGCGTCAATCTT CGAGAACTCGTGCTTGTCCCTCGTGCAGATCAACGCGGTTAACGAGGTGGTCACCAACATATCCCTGTGCAATTACCCAAACATTCCTTCTGTATCGCCTGATAGTTGGGTTGAATGGATATCCCGTCATTACGG AATGCAAGCAGTGACGGAACGTAACACGTTGTTCATTCACATGCTGCTTTGGGATATTCGTTACAACGACGAATTCTTCAAACGACTTTTAGACTCGGTATTCATTTCCAGTATTCACACTACCCACGTGATTTTGGTTATGCCGCCATGGGTGGCGCCGG TTGGATTCATGGAGGAACAGATGACGCGAATTGTTCCCAATGGTCaaaccgacagctaccgaatacAGGCACTTTACATCAGCCTTCGTCACATGCACTGTCCAAGACTGAAGATCCGGCGTGTCGT CGAAGAGGACAACGACGACATTATTCCAATTCTTGACCGAGAGTCCCAGCGGTTCAAGGAACTCTACGGAGAGTTTTACATCAGTGAGATGATGCGATATCCAGATGGTCTGCGTCAACTCGTAGTGGCCGAAGTCGACGGTCTCGCAACCGGAGTTTTGTGCCTCAATAAAATCGTAGACATCGAGGCTTTGAATCAACACTTTGAACTCGCGCCTTATCACGGACTTCACAAGCCTCATCCATCCGACAAAATTTACAGTGAAAACGACCACCATGTTACAAGCGACATCTTATTTCCCACCGACGAGCTCCAGAAGAAAGATCGCTT CAAGGTCAACGCGATGTCGAATTCCTCGACATTTAATGGTTTAACGGAGGAAACGGATGAAGACTGGTTCTACAGAG ATAGCAACGAGACTGAATGCTCATGTTCCGACGACGGTGATGCCtgcagtaaaatattttccgacGCACCCTGTCCATCGTGTCAAAAAACTGAGTCAACCTCTGTTCTCTGGACATCGGCGAGCTCTGAGGATTCGGAAAGCTTTGGTAAGGGAATTGGACCAGGCCATGGATCATTAACGCGCGGAAAAACGAGTCGAACTTACGTCCAACTCAGGAGATCAAAAGATGCAATGGTGAGAGATGCGACGATGAACTACCAACACAATGGATTGATGCACCTTGTTCAAACTTACACAGAAGGAAAAGTCGACCTCGATATCCAATTACAAATTCAGAAAT GCTATTCAATAATGTCGCAGAGAGTCACCGCATTTACGCTCGATGTGAGGACGAGCCAAGCTCTATCAGCTTCCGAAAAAAGTAGTTCTCGATCGATCGTTCGACCGCCAGCCGATCCCTTTCCTTCAGGCCCAAAAAAAGGTTCCGTTTTGCCCAGCAAGGTGCGACTCGATATGGGAACCAAAGATGATTCTTTAG CCGAGGAAGAGGAAACAAATCCTACTGACGTTGTCATCGAAATTAGCCCGCAAAAAATCATCCACAAGGAGATAAATTGGCTGCCCATTTATCGCGGTCAAATAAACGCCTTTACCCTGGAATTATTCAGCATGAAGGATGACGTCGATGAGAGATTGGCCCACGATTATCTTGAGGCAGTTTTCGAATGCTTTCCTGATGAGGAATACTGTGTCGTTCTGATACCACCATTCTTTCCCACGTTTCCGCTGCTGCAGAGTTTTGTG CGTGTTCCTCTGCGATTCAACAAAGATTATCCTGTGGTAATGTACCTCGCGCATCGTGCAAGCGTCATTGGAAATTTTAGAACCAGGGAAGCTGATCCGAGCGACGTAACCCGGGCTGAGGAGCTGCTGGCTGGTGTTCCTAAACGAAGTCAGGTCATCAAAGATCTGGAATCTGCTCTAGAGAAGGACTCGCTTTATCTAGCCTACGTGTTTCTGTGCGAAGAAACACTCGTCGGATTCGCGATACTGCG cgtGGAAGAAGAGATCGAATTCATACGCAGTCATTATCAGATAGAAGACCATATCTCGTTTGACAATGTACCCATTGATTCCCACGGACGGATAATTCACCTGACGATGATGCCAATTTTCGCAAATCTTCATCGCTACTTCTTTCTGGAGCTCATGCGGCTCAGTGACAAACGCGCTTTGTACTATCGCCTGTATCACAGTGACGCCAGTGCCTTG ACGCGGGCAGAACCGTTGGTTACGTTTCTGGGTGAAATGATTCCCGTGACGCCTAGAAGAAGGCTGAAGTATTGCCTGGATAATTACCCTGATGCCCAACCAGCTGATTACGTCCTTCAAGAAAGTGCGGAAAATTTCGCTCTTTATATGATGGTACCACGAATCGCCAGCATTCAAAAACTCGACGTCAATGTCAGAGTAATTGTCGTAGGTGCTTCGGATTGCGGTTTATCCGTGTTGGAGACCCTGGCCTTTGG ACCAAATGCCTCGACCATCAGCTTCACCAACCTGACCCTGATATCTCGGGATGGAATTCCGTTCGAAAATCGGCCTGACGATATGGAGAAAAACGAGCTACCCTTTAAGGGTCGATACTCTCGTGACTACAGACACCTTATTGGCACCAGGGCCTGGATCAACGTGGTCCACGGGACGCTCACTGCCATTAACAG AAAGGATAAATTCGTCAAGATATCGAGTATGGGAGCCCTCTCTTACGATTACTTGGTCCTCGCATGCGGACTTCAATACCAACGACCAAAATTCCTGAAAGAGTTGAGAGCGGAGAAAAAAGG AAACTTCAACAATTACCCAACCCCGGAAAACTGTTTGACCATTAACACTGAACGAGACGCTGCTAATTCCCTCAACTACTGTCAACGTGTCGTTACGGATAATCCGGCGT GCTCAGTCATCctttatggaaaaaatatcgactGCTACTCAGCACTGGCCATGCTGCTAAAGTCGGACTTGAGACCAGATAATATAACGTTGGTTGAACCGGCTGTGCAAGCATGCGATACTGAAAATTCCAGCTTTCTATCCAACGACGAG GTCGAAGAAGCGGTGATCAAAGCCACTAAAGAATCAGGTGTCAACATAGTGCCAGGCGGAGATTTGGTGGACTGGATTCTCGAAGAGGATGAAGAGGACGTTTTTATCGTCTCGGTGATAATAGAGCAAGGTGGCGAGCTCCGGGAGCTAGTTTGCGATGTCCTTTTCAATTTTAAGAAGAAAACCATCAACACCAACACATTTCTCG CCATTTGCGAAAGTGGTCTCGTCTTCGACGGAGCTCTTGTCATAGACCCGGAATTCCAAACGAACGATCCTTGCATTTTTGCTGCCGGTACGATGACCAAGTATTCGAGAAAATTCTACGCCGATGAAGTCGCCCACAAGTATTACGACCTCTTCGAAGTCGGCGAAAAGGTTCGACCTCCTTTCCTTGCCAATACTTTTCTCGGAGTACACAGAGTTATGATCAGTGCCCTTTGTTCCCGTCTTAAGCTGGGCCAGAAACTTAGGGATATCATATGTTCCGAAAATGGTGCCAAGGCTAACGAAGCACCGTTGTCGAAGTTGGACATGATGCTGCCCATATTTAAAAAACCGATAGTAACGTCCTGCCGACTGCCTGGCGACTACTATTACCTCAATATAAAACGGCCCGGGAATTTGATCTGGGACGATGTTAAC GACGTCGTCATGATTACCGGAAGCCCAAACTCTAGTATCGGGTATTTTCAACTTCACCTCAACCAGTTCGACACCGTTGAAAGCATAACCTGCCTCAGCAGAAAG GAGTTCGAGGTCGAAAATTACATCAGTTTGTACGGCAAGCATCAGAATCTTCTTAACGATCTCAAGATGCGGTTTCAA AACTCGATGATTCCCGATTTATACTCGTACTTTCGTGAGCCATGGGCTGTCGCTCTGTTCCTTGACAGATTTGACCTTCTTCGTGCTGAGAATAAAGCCATCCTTCAGTCTCCTACGGTTAGCAAAAATCCCCCGAACCCATGTCATCGAAAATATCATCGATTCTTCTGTATATTCACTTTACCACAGGTGGTTTGCGACGACGCGCTGATAAACGATTGCACGAAGGCATTGATGAAGTCGAAATGGGAAGCG ATGAAGCCGGAAGATCAAGAGATGATCGAGGCTCGTTACGCTGGCTCCGCTTATCAGGAGGAACTTGAAAACAATTTGATCGATTTCCTCCAGCACTCCGAAGCCCATCTTCCCATGTACTGCAATCCACGTTTCCTCAGGCGCTTTATGGACGATGTCGAAAAGCTCCAAGGCGATCCCTTGTTCCCCAAACCAGACATTTGGATCCAATGA
- the LOC124178977 gene encoding uncharacterized protein LOC124178977 isoform X1 encodes MPILTRVPIDRIHQRNPSVQRTIFLLLQELRSTIRRNERRNTDHQIPSFCRNKRALFSGVSYIIDEAWARRVHRIQHKMLKSVSPRLSPRGGAEPRIIRLTTDQEAVLQEQFNRCPRAPHTADIVLLAAETGLSEADVQGWYAIRLAQWRKEQGLGGNLHFSN; translated from the exons atgccgATCTTGACACGCGTTCCGATCGATCGGATTCATCAGCGAAACCCATCTGTTCaaagaacaatatttttattgctaCAAGAACTTCGATCGACGATACGACGAAATGAACGACGGAATACCGATCATCAGATACCTTCGTTTTGTCGAAACAAGCGTGCG CTGTTTTCCGGAGTCAGTTACATCATCGACGAAGCGTGGGCGCGAAGGGTACAccg CATACAGCACAAAATGCTTAAGTCCGTGTCACCGCGGCTGTCGCCCAGAGGAGGCGCCGAGCCACGAATCATCCGTTTAACGACCGACCAGGAAGCCGTTCTTCAGGAGCAATTCAACAGGTGTCCAAGAGCCCCGCACACAGCTGACATCGTCCTCCTTGCCGCAGAGACAGGCCTGTCAGAAGCGGATGTTCAG GGATGGTACGCCATAAGACTCGCTCAATGGAGGAAAGAGCAGGGACTCGGTGGAAACTTGCATTTTAGCAACTGA
- the LOC124178977 gene encoding homeodomain-only protein-like isoform X3, with the protein MNDGIPIIRYLRFVETSVRCFPESVTSSTKRGREGIQHKMLKSVSPRLSPRGGAEPRIIRLTTDQEAVLQEQFNRCPRAPHTADIVLLAAETGLSEADVQGWYAIRLAQWRKEQGLGGNLHFSN; encoded by the exons ATGAACGACGGAATACCGATCATCAGATACCTTCGTTTTGTCGAAACAAGCGTGCG CTGTTTTCCGGAGTCAGTTACATCATCGACGAAGCGTGGGCGCGAAGG CATACAGCACAAAATGCTTAAGTCCGTGTCACCGCGGCTGTCGCCCAGAGGAGGCGCCGAGCCACGAATCATCCGTTTAACGACCGACCAGGAAGCCGTTCTTCAGGAGCAATTCAACAGGTGTCCAAGAGCCCCGCACACAGCTGACATCGTCCTCCTTGCCGCAGAGACAGGCCTGTCAGAAGCGGATGTTCAG GGATGGTACGCCATAAGACTCGCTCAATGGAGGAAAGAGCAGGGACTCGGTGGAAACTTGCATTTTAGCAACTGA
- the LOC124178977 gene encoding homeodomain-only protein-like isoform X5 yields the protein MNDGIPIIRYLRFVETSVRIQHKMLKSVSPRLSPRGGAEPRIIRLTTDQEAVLQEQFNRCPRAPHTADIVLLAAETGLSEADVQGWYAIRLAQWRKEQGLGGNLHFSN from the exons ATGAACGACGGAATACCGATCATCAGATACCTTCGTTTTGTCGAAACAAGCGTGCG CATACAGCACAAAATGCTTAAGTCCGTGTCACCGCGGCTGTCGCCCAGAGGAGGCGCCGAGCCACGAATCATCCGTTTAACGACCGACCAGGAAGCCGTTCTTCAGGAGCAATTCAACAGGTGTCCAAGAGCCCCGCACACAGCTGACATCGTCCTCCTTGCCGCAGAGACAGGCCTGTCAGAAGCGGATGTTCAG GGATGGTACGCCATAAGACTCGCTCAATGGAGGAAAGAGCAGGGACTCGGTGGAAACTTGCATTTTAGCAACTGA
- the LOC124178977 gene encoding homeodomain-only protein-like isoform X4: MSNFTYYCTQLFHCRAVLTPCIQHKMLKSVSPRLSPRGGAEPRIIRLTTDQEAVLQEQFNRCPRAPHTADIVLLAAETGLSEADVQGWYAIRLAQWRKEQGLGGNLHFSN, from the exons ATGTCGAATTTTACCTATTATTGCACTCAACTGTTCCACTGCCGAGCTGTACTTACACCTTG CATACAGCACAAAATGCTTAAGTCCGTGTCACCGCGGCTGTCGCCCAGAGGAGGCGCCGAGCCACGAATCATCCGTTTAACGACCGACCAGGAAGCCGTTCTTCAGGAGCAATTCAACAGGTGTCCAAGAGCCCCGCACACAGCTGACATCGTCCTCCTTGCCGCAGAGACAGGCCTGTCAGAAGCGGATGTTCAG GGATGGTACGCCATAAGACTCGCTCAATGGAGGAAAGAGCAGGGACTCGGTGGAAACTTGCATTTTAGCAACTGA
- the LOC124178977 gene encoding uncharacterized protein LOC124178977 isoform X2, giving the protein MQKRVTGQGHSRSRLSDRNFHHNDTETQWNCMCCSCVDSIQHKMLKSVSPRLSPRGGAEPRIIRLTTDQEAVLQEQFNRCPRAPHTADIVLLAAETGLSEADVQGWYAIRLAQWRKEQGLGGNLHFSN; this is encoded by the exons ATGCAGAAACGCGTTACCGGCCAAGGTCACTCAAGGTCGCGTCTCTCTGATCGCAATTTTCATCACAACGATACGGAAACCCAATGGAATTGCATGTGTTGCTCGTGCGTAGATAG CATACAGCACAAAATGCTTAAGTCCGTGTCACCGCGGCTGTCGCCCAGAGGAGGCGCCGAGCCACGAATCATCCGTTTAACGACCGACCAGGAAGCCGTTCTTCAGGAGCAATTCAACAGGTGTCCAAGAGCCCCGCACACAGCTGACATCGTCCTCCTTGCCGCAGAGACAGGCCTGTCAGAAGCGGATGTTCAG GGATGGTACGCCATAAGACTCGCTCAATGGAGGAAAGAGCAGGGACTCGGTGGAAACTTGCATTTTAGCAACTGA